The following nucleotide sequence is from Paenibacillus andongensis.
ATCCCACGAGCTTCCAATCCCAATGTACGTATTGAGTACGAGAGGTTGATACTGGGTTAGAACACCAACGGTGTCAATCCCTGAATTCGTACAATTGCTGAGGGTAAAATCAATGATACGATACTTCCCGCCAAAATGAACGGCCGGCTTGGCTAAATTGTTCGTCAGAACGCCTAATCTTCGTCCTTCTCCTCCAGCAAGGAGCATGGCAACACATTCTTTACTGCGCATATCTGATTTCCCCCTTCAACTTCGTCAATCACAGTTTGGAATTCACTCACACATTTTATATAAACAGCCGCAAGCGGCGGAATACACAACGCTAAACTATTAGGCAGCCCGTGCCATGACCGCTTTTCACTGGATATTGGCTCTGTGTTACCTTGACCAGAACCTCCAAACTCGGGTGCATCGCTGTTAAATACGACTTCGTACACACCATGGCGTGGAACGCCAATCCGGTAATCCGGGTGTACGACAGGGGTGAAATTACATACGAGAATCAAGTCATCCTCAGGCAATTTCCCTTTACGCATAAAAGTCACAACGCTCTGGCTCTCATCATGAGGGTTGATCCACTGGAACCCATCCGGATGATGATCCAACTGCCACAACGCCGGCTGGTCCAAATAAAATTGATTTAGTGCCTTGACATAGTGATGCATTTGACTATGTTTTTCGTAGCCTTCAAGTAAAAACCAATCGAGTTCTTCAAGATCTTTCCATTCGTCGAATTGACCGAACTCACTGCCCATAAACAGCAGCTTTTTACCAGGGTGACCCGTCATATACCCATATAGAACGCGTAGATTAGCAAATTTCTGCCAATAATCGCCTGGCATCTTGTGAAGGAGCGAACGTTTGCCATGCACAACTTCATCGTGCGAAAGCGGAAGTACATAATTCTCACTAAAAGCATACATGAATGAGAACGTGATCAGCTTGTGATGATACTTGCGATTAATAGGATCTAATTTCATATATCGCAGCATATCGTTCATCCAACCCATGTTCCACTTATAATTAAATCCGAGACCTCCATCATGGACAGGCGCAGTAACGAGCGGCCAATCGGTAGAATCCTCGGCCATCATCAATGCATCAGGGTAGAAAGAGAAGACGACCTGATTCAGCTTGCGCAGGAATGCGATCGCTTCGGGATTATCATCCCCACCCCATTGATTCTTGATCGGTTCCTCGCTCCATCTGCCAAAATTCAAGTGCAGCATGGAAGCTACAGCATCCACTCTTATCCCATCAATATGGTACATGTCCATCCAAAATACAGCATTTGAAATTAAAAAGGCTTGTACTTCGGGTCGACCAAAATCGAAAGTAAGTGTACCCCACTCCAACTTCTCAGCTTTACGCGGGTTTTCGTATTCATACAAAGGCTTGCCATCAAATTGCCTAAGTCCATGACTGTCCTTACAGAAATGGCCAGGGACCCAATCCATAATGACCCCAATACCCTTCTGATGACACCGGTCAACGAAATGCATGAACTCCTTTGGAGCACCATGGCGGCTCGTTACGGAGAAATAACCTGTTGCTTGATAACCCCATGAACGGTCATACGGATGTTCTGCAAGCGGCATTAATTCAATGTGTGTATACCCCATCTCAACTGCATAATCGACTAGCTCTTCAGCAAGCTGATCATAGGTATATAAGTCTTCACTATGTCGTTCCTTTTTGCGCCATGTACCTAGATGAACCTCATAAATGGATAGTGGCTTATTGTAAGCGGGGCTTTCCTTTTTCTGCTGCTGCCATGCCTGATCCTGCCATTCGTAACCTTCTAGATCAACGACACGCGATGCGGTACCCGGACGTAATTCCGAATAAAAGGCATACGGGTCTGCTTTCAACAAAATCTGACCCGTCTCGCTATGAATTTCAAACTTGTAATAATCGCCTTCCCTTGCTTCTGGAACGAATAATATCCATAAGCCAAGAGTACTAAACTTCTCCATACGGTGAATCCCCGATTGCCAACTGTTGAAATCACCAAGCAAGCAAATCTGTTTGGCATGAGGTGCCCATACCGCAAAACGAACTCCCTCTTGTCCTTTTGTTTTGCTTACATGCGCCCCTAAGATGCGATAACTGTGGTAAAGGGATCCTTCATGAAGCAGAAACAAATCTTCTGGGCTAGGTATTCCAACATTTGCCCCCACGTTATCCCTCCTTAGATCAACCTGATTTCGTCAAAACTGGATTTTACTTATAATCGGCCTTACGTTACAAATACAACAAACAGGCAAAGAATCCTTCATTTTTACATTAAAAAAAAAAGGAAATTACCTGACCCTCGGTGAATTATTTGAGGGACATTATCTCGAGAGGTGGAACACAAATAATGAAAGATAAAGTAAAGGGTCTTATAATTGGTTTAACGATCGGTTCCGTATTAAGCGGGACCGTAGCTTTTGCAGCGAACAGTCAGATTGAAGTAGCATTCCGAAGTCTTAAGTATATGTTTGACGGTGTTGAGAAAGCACCTTCCGATGGAAAAGGATTTATTTACGAAGGCTCAACTTATGTACCTCTTAGATTCGTAAGTGAAGCACTAGGCAAAAAGGTCGAGTGGGACGAAGAGAATGGAACCATTTGGATCGGAAACAATCCTAATCATGTAGTTGCAACTTACAAGGGTGGAACTGTCACCAAGGGCGAATTTGATACTTTCTTTGCCTTGCAAGCTCTCTTCAATGGAGCTCATGCTGCTTCTAAAGATGACCCGAAGTATCAAACAAGCATGATTACACAATTAATTCAAAACCGAATCCTTTTCAGTAAAGCATCCGAAGCCGACCAGAACGCTGCCAAAGACGGTGCTGTTAAACAAATCGCTGATTGGAAAAACCAATTTGGTGAAGCGAAATTCCTGGAAGATTTGAAAAAGGTGAACACGACAGTCGCTGATCTTCAATATTTCCTAGTTGGCAATATCGGTGCACAAAATTATATCAAGTCCAGCATTTCTGATGCCCAATTAAAAGCCAAATATGATGAAACACTTAAAGCAGATAAAGATGCTTATACCATTGCTTCCGTGCGTCACATTTTAATTGGATTGAATGACCCATCAAGCTCAGACAACAAAGTTATTCGTACGAAAGAGGAAGCACTCAAACGAGCAAAAGAAGTACAACAGAAGCTTAAGAACGGTGAAGATTTTGCTAAGTTAGCCAAAGAATACTCAGATGACCCAGGCTCCAAAGATGCAGGAGGTCTTTATGCGGATGCTGATGTAAGTCAGTGGGTACCTGAGTTTAAGAAAGCAGCTATCGAGCAAACGATCGGAACAATTGGTGAACCTATTGCGACAGATTTTGGCTATCACGTTATTAAAGTAGAAGCCAGATCTGTTAAATCCTTTGATTCTGTGAAAGATCAGCTGAAAGCTTCGCTTGAACAATCGCAATTTCAACAATTTGTAGAAAAAGAACTGCCAGGTTTGATTGAAAAGATCGATTTAGGTCAATAAATGGTGTACAATGAATGTTTGTTAAAGTATACAAGTTGAAGGATGGAATGCAGCATGTTTTATGCAAAAGACTGGGTTGATTATGAGCTCCTCGATACTGGCGGCGGCGAAAAGCTCGAGCGTTGGGGCACGATCGTACTAAGAAGACCAGACCCGCAAATCATTTGGCCGCTACAAAAAGAAACACCGGCCTGGCGTCAAGCTGACGCCCATTATCACCGCAGTTCCAGCGGCGGCGGACAATGGGAGCAGCGCGCAGAGCTTCCTGAGCGCTGGACGATTAATTATGACCAGAAGTTGTCCTTCTATATTAAGCCAACCAGCTTCAAGCATACGGGCTTATTCCCTGAACAAGCCGTCAACTGGAAATGGATGATGGACAAAATCCAAGGAGCTGGACGTCCAATCAAGGTATTGAACCTGTTTGCTTATACAGGCGGAGCCTCACTGGCTTGCGCTTACGCAGGTGCCGAAGTTTGCCATGTGGATGCCTCCAAAGGAGTCGTTCAATGGGCAAAGGAAAATCTGCATCTGAGCGGCCTTGGCAGCCGTCCTGTTCGATTTATTACGGATGACGTGTTCAAATTCGTACAAAGAGAACAGCGCCGCGGAAGCAAATACGATGCGATCATCATGGATCCGCCTTCCTACGGACGTGGACCAAACGGTGAGACTTGGAAATTAGAAGATGATCTCTTCCCTTTCATTGAGACCTGCCAATCGATTCTGACAGACAATCCGTTGTTCCTGTTGATCAACTCTTATACAACGGGAATCTCGGCAACTGTGCTTCAGAACATTTTAAGCATGTCGATGAAAGCCAAGCATGGCGGCACGATCTCCAGTGGCGAAATCGGCCTGCCGATCACCCACTCTGGGTTGATGCTCCCTTGCGGTATTCTGGGACGCTGGGAGGCGTAACAGTGGCAGCATCTAGAGATGGCTCGGGAGCATCACAAATTCCGATACTGTTCGAAGACAACCACATTCTTGTGGTGGAGAAGCCCGTCAACATGCCTACGCAGGAAGACGATTCTCGCGATCCTGATCTGCTGAATGTACTGAAGGCAGATCTGAAGCAGCGTCATAACAAGCCCGGCAATGTATACCTCGGGCTTGTACACCGGCTTGATCGTCCCGTTGGCGGTGTGATGGTATTCGCCAAAACGTCAAAAGCCGCGTCCCGGCTATCTGACGCGGTAAGAACGAGGCAGCTCGACAAGACGTACGTCGCTGTCGTGCATGGCAAGCCGCCACAGCCGTCCGCTACGCTGCGTCACTGGCTTTGGAAAGACACGCGGACAAATACCGTCAGCGTGGTCAGAGAAGGCCAGCAGGACGCCAAGGAGGCTGTGCTGGACTATAAGCTGCTCGGCAGCCAAGACGGGCTCAGCTTGATCCAGATCAAGCTGCACACCGGGCGGCCGCATCAAATCCGCGTGCAGCTGGCAGCCATCGGCTGCACGCTCTACGGCGACCAGCGCTACGGCAGCGCGGTCAACAAGCCCGGCCAGCAGCTTGCGCTGTGGGCCACGGCTCTTGCCTTTGAGCATCCTACGCTCAAAGAGACGCTGCGCTTTCGGTCGCTGCCGCCGTTGCAGCGGCCCTGGAGCGAATTTACACTCCCAGAGCTGTAAATTCTTGCACACTCCTGGGTCGCTATTAATTGGCGACCTTCCCAAGCAAATAAATAAGCAATTTCTGATTATGGGCGGAAACGCGGCTCAGGTACGAATCCAAAAGTTGTTCCCGGATTCTCATACCTCGCTCGCATTCCGCCTTTCCTTTATCCGTGACGTTGACCCAAACGATGCGGCGGTCTTTCTCATCCCGCTCCCTTACGATCAATTCACCTTTCTCCATCCGATCTAACAATGTTGTCACAGCTGCTGGTGTTGTGGATAAATATTCGATTAAATCAGAAGGCTTCATCCGTTCATTCGTCATAAGCAGCTCTAACACGTTAAGCTGTCCTTCAGTAATAGTAGGGGCTAATCCTACCTCCATCTGGTTCTTCAATTCCTTAGACAATTTCAACCATAGCTTCCCAAATTCATCAGAATACACCCTCATCAACTCGCTTCCAACATCTCCTAAGGCAAGTATAGCATGCCTTTTCTTTGGTTTAAAGGTTAATGCCATTAATATTTTCAGACAAAAATTGCACGGTTTGAGACATGCTGTGTCTTGCTGTCGATCCTTCTATTACTTTGTCTGATTAACAAGAATTCGCCCAAGCTTCTCGACTTCTTTTAACACCTCGCCCACTACTTACATATACTGTGAAGCAGGTATGTACGGTTCTTACTAACGAAAATAGTTTATATGGCTTTGTCATTTTCACCAAGAGGAGACTTTCGATTCACTCTATTTAGCAGCTTGAAGTTGCATTTCGTACAACAGTTTGAGCCCATTTGTTGCGAAATGGCCTATATAGGAGGACCAAATTGTTGTGAATTATGCAACAACGAAAGGTGAGAGGCAAATGGGATGGATGAATGAATCGACGTTTTCAATAGTCTAATCTTACGATGCTAGTTTCGAATGAAAATTCAAAGGAGTGGTTTACGGTGGAAGCTTGGAAAATAGAGCTTGGTAAAAAGGCACTTGAAGCTGGCATAATGAAAGACCCACAGTGGCTGGATCGATTAGACGAACCGATGCCCCTGTGGGTCCTATTGGAGTTAGCTTTTATGCTCATTGAGAAGCTGGATCCACCTACAGTCAGCTATGATTGAGGGAATCTCAGGATCTCTACGATCGCATCTGTTTTGGAAACAGGAATAAGTTGTTTGCCTTGTGCTTTCCGATCCTCCAGAGGTGCTGTCTCTGTTGAGAAACGCAGCTTCTCCCCATTACTCATGACAGCCGTAATGAGATAATCCATCTTCACGATAAATGTTCGTATTAAGGTTGAACCGTTAGGTCTCACACGCTTGCCTTCTTTAAATTCGAAGGTAAGTATGCCCTTCCCGCCGCGTCCTTGGATGGGATAGTCCACGACTAGGGAACGCTTTGCATACCCGAGGTCCGAAATGACCAGCACTTCCCCTTCATCCCCATAAATCCACTCGGCTGAGACGACTTCATCGTCCTCCTTGAGCTGGATGCCGCGCACACCCGCGGCCGCACGGCCCATCGGGTTCACTTCTTCCTCACGGAAACGGATGCTCATGCCCTGCTTCGTGACAAGCAAGATTTCTTTCGTATTATCACTTAGATGTACATGAAGGACTTCGTCATGCTCACCGAGCTTACAAGCCACGATTCCGTTGGAGCGGTTCGTCATATATTCTTTCAGCTCTGTACGCTTCACTTGTCCTTTGCGTGTGACGAACACAAGCGACTTGGTCGGATCCTCAAAGCCCTTCACTGGAATAACGTTTACAATGCGATCTTCCTTGGCAATAGGAATGACATTTACGATCGCGGTACCGTTCTCTTTCCACTTATACTCAGGCACTTGATGGACAGGCAGTAAGTAATATTGACCTTTCTTCGTGAAGATCAGCAAGCTTTCGATCGTATTCACGTCGAGCAGGAAGCGCAAGTAATCGCCTTCCTTCAGCCCTGTATTCTCGAGTTCTCCGCCTGAACGTGTGAAGGAAAGCTTGCTCGTCCGTTTCAAGTAACCTTCATTGGACAACGTAACCAGGACGTCCTCCGCGTTCACGAGTACCTCAAGATTAACTTTCAGTTCTTCCACTTCACCTTGAATATCTGAGCGGCGGTCAATGCCATATTTCTTGCGGATTTCGCCCATTTCATCTTTGATAACGCCCAACAGCTTCTTCAAGCTGCCAAGAATACCACGTAAATAGGCAATCGTTTTCTCAACATCTTTCAACTCTTTTTCAAGCGTTGTGATTTCTAAATTCGTTAATCGGTATAATTGCAAAACAAGAATAGCATCTGCTTGTCGGTCTGAAAATCCAAACTTCTCAACAAGGTTATTTTGCGCATCTTGCCGATTCTTGGAAGCTTTTATCGTTGCGATAACTTCGTCCAAAATGTTAAGAGCTTTGACAAGCCCCTCTAACACATGTGCGCGGTCCTCAGCTTTCTCGAGCTCGTATTGAGAACGGAACGTGACAACTTCCTTCTGATGCTCAATGTAAGCTTCAAGGATTTCACGAATACCCAATTGACGAGGCGCTTTATTCACAATCGCAACCATATTGAAATTGTAGGTCACTTGCAAGTCTGTCTTCTTCAGTAAGTAAGCCAAAATACCCTGGGCATCAGCTTCCTTCTTAAGCTCCACGACGATCCGTAACCCATTACGACCGCTTTCATCGCGTACTTCGGCAATTCCTTCAATTTTCTTCTCAAGCCGAATGTTCTCCATGGCCGTTACCAGACGAGATTTGACAACTTGATAAGGGATCTCCGTGATTACTATTTGTTGTCTGCCGCCGCGCATATCTTCTATCGCTGTTTTGGAACGTATGTAAATACGGCCTTTTCCTGTGCGATAAGCTTCGCGAATGCCTTCTTCACCCATGATAATGCCAGAAGTAGGGAAGTCGGGTCCTTTGACAATTGTCATCAATTCTTCGACGGTAATCTCAGGCTTGTCGATCATGGCTGTACAAGCATCGATGATTTCCCGCAAATTATGTGGAGGAATTTCCGTTGCAAATCCAGCCGAAATCCCACTAACACCATTTACAAGTAAGTTCGGATACCGCGCAGGGAGCACAACGGGCTCCTTTGTGGAATTATCGAAATTATCCTTGAACATGACCGTACGTTTCTCGATATCACGCAGAAGTTCCATCGCGATCTCAGATAATCTGGCCTCTGTGTAACGCATAGCAGCCGGCGGATCATCATCCAGTGATCCCCAGTTACCATGGCCATCCACAAGGGTGTGGCCCATCTTCCACGGCTGCGCCATACGAACCATACCATCATAAATGGAAGCATCTCCGTGCGGATGGTAATTCCCCATGACATCACCGACGGTTTTGGCCGATTTACGATAAGGCTTATCAGGGGTATTGCCAGAGTCGTACATCGCGTACAATACACGTCGTTGTACAGGTTTCAAACCATCTCTTACATCTGGAATCGCGCGATCCTGAATAATATATTTAGAATAACGCCCGAAACGATCGCCAACGATCTCCTCCAGATAGGCAGGTAAAAACTCTTCTAATATGTTCATCTTTCATTCACCACTCTTTTTGGTCTACTCTACATATTCGGTAAAATCGACGTTCTCGATAATCCACCGTTTGCGTGGATCTACCTTATCGCCCATTAATGTTGTTACTCGTCGTTCCGCTTTAGCGGGATCTTCAATTTGTACCTGCAGCAAGGTACGGCTTTCCGGATTCATCGTCGTTTCCCACAACTGCTCCGGATTCATTTCACCAAGTCCTTTATAACGCTGCAGCTCGGTATTCTTGCCAAGTTCTTTGACAACGACCTGTAGTTGATCGTCCGTCCAAGCGTACTTGTATCCACCATTCTTGCCTTTTCTGGTCACTTTGTAAAGCGGAGGTTGTGCGATGTACACCCTGCCCTGATCAATCAATGGTTTCATATAGCGGTAAAAGAAGGTCAAAAGCAGAACCTGAATGTGTGCACCGTCCGTGTCTGCATCTGTCATTATAATAATTTTACCGTAATTCATCTCTTCCGCTTCGAATTCAGAACCAACCCCCGCCCCAATAGCGGCAATGATCGCTTTGTATTCATCATTTTTCATAATATCGAGAAGCTTGGATTTCTCTGGATTCATCGGTTTTCCTTTGAGCGGTAAAATCGCCTGATGCTTGGAATCACGTCCTTGCTTGGCTGAACCGCCAGCGGAATCTCCTTCGACAATGAACAATTCATTGCGCTGCAAATCCTTCGATTGTGCAGGGGTAAGCTTGCCATTCAGATTCGAGCTCTCACTCTTTCCTTTTTTACCGCTGCGAATTTCTTCCCGCGCTTTACGCGCGGCTTCGCGTGCTTTGGAAGCTTGTACTGCCTTCTTCAGCATCATTTGCGCGATCTGTGGATTTTCCTCCAAGAAAACTGTCATTTTATCGGAAACAACCGCATCCACTGCACTTCTTGCATTCGCGCTTCCAAGCTGATCTTTCGTTTGACCAACGAATTCAACATCGCCCATCTTGATATTGATAACAACCATCATACCTTCCCGAAGGTCGGTACCATCCAGATTTTTTTCTTTTTCTTTGATAATGCCCCCTTTACGGGCATATTCATTCATGACGCGCGTATAAGCTGTCTTAAAGCCAGTCTCATGCGTACCGCCGCCGCGAGTGGGGATGGAGTTAACGAAGGAAGCGATCGTTTCTGTGTAGCCATCGTTATATTGCAGGGCCACCTCGACTTCGATTTCATCTTTTTCTGCGGCAAAATGAATCACAGGATGAAGAACCGTTTTCTCCTCATTCAGGAATTCAACAAATTGACTTGCGCCACCCTCATATTGAAAAGTATCCAGTTTATCTGATCGTTCGTCTTTCAAGTTAACGAGAAGTCCTGAGTTGAGGAAAGCAATTTCTTGCAAACGTTCTGCTAAAGTATCGTAGTTTATCGTTGTTCCGCCTTGAAATACGCGTTTGTCTGGCTTGAAGGTTACTTTTGTTCCTGTGCGATTCGTATTACCTACGACTTCGAGTCCAGTAACCGGTTCACCGACATGCTCGATTCCTGCATCGTCTACCCAATATTCAAAGCGCATTTTATGCACTTTGCCATCTCGGTAAATTTCAACTTCCAGCCATTCGGATAAAGCATTCGTTACCGATGCGCCAACGCCATGGAGTCCGCCAGAC
It contains:
- the glgB gene encoding 1,4-alpha-glucan branching protein GlgB, producing MGANVGIPSPEDLFLLHEGSLYHSYRILGAHVSKTKGQEGVRFAVWAPHAKQICLLGDFNSWQSGIHRMEKFSTLGLWILFVPEAREGDYYKFEIHSETGQILLKADPYAFYSELRPGTASRVVDLEGYEWQDQAWQQQKKESPAYNKPLSIYEVHLGTWRKKERHSEDLYTYDQLAEELVDYAVEMGYTHIELMPLAEHPYDRSWGYQATGYFSVTSRHGAPKEFMHFVDRCHQKGIGVIMDWVPGHFCKDSHGLRQFDGKPLYEYENPRKAEKLEWGTLTFDFGRPEVQAFLISNAVFWMDMYHIDGIRVDAVASMLHLNFGRWSEEPIKNQWGGDDNPEAIAFLRKLNQVVFSFYPDALMMAEDSTDWPLVTAPVHDGGLGFNYKWNMGWMNDMLRYMKLDPINRKYHHKLITFSFMYAFSENYVLPLSHDEVVHGKRSLLHKMPGDYWQKFANLRVLYGYMTGHPGKKLLFMGSEFGQFDEWKDLEELDWFLLEGYEKHSQMHHYVKALNQFYLDQPALWQLDHHPDGFQWINPHDESQSVVTFMRKGKLPEDDLILVCNFTPVVHPDYRIGVPRHGVYEVVFNSDAPEFGGSGQGNTEPISSEKRSWHGLPNSLALCIPPLAAVYIKCVSEFQTVIDEVEGGNQICAVKNVLPCSLLEEKDED
- a CDS encoding peptidylprolyl isomerase, coding for MKDKVKGLIIGLTIGSVLSGTVAFAANSQIEVAFRSLKYMFDGVEKAPSDGKGFIYEGSTYVPLRFVSEALGKKVEWDEENGTIWIGNNPNHVVATYKGGTVTKGEFDTFFALQALFNGAHAASKDDPKYQTSMITQLIQNRILFSKASEADQNAAKDGAVKQIADWKNQFGEAKFLEDLKKVNTTVADLQYFLVGNIGAQNYIKSSISDAQLKAKYDETLKADKDAYTIASVRHILIGLNDPSSSDNKVIRTKEEALKRAKEVQQKLKNGEDFAKLAKEYSDDPGSKDAGGLYADADVSQWVPEFKKAAIEQTIGTIGEPIATDFGYHVIKVEARSVKSFDSVKDQLKASLEQSQFQQFVEKELPGLIEKIDLGQ
- a CDS encoding class I SAM-dependent methyltransferase — protein: MFYAKDWVDYELLDTGGGEKLERWGTIVLRRPDPQIIWPLQKETPAWRQADAHYHRSSSGGGQWEQRAELPERWTINYDQKLSFYIKPTSFKHTGLFPEQAVNWKWMMDKIQGAGRPIKVLNLFAYTGGASLACAYAGAEVCHVDASKGVVQWAKENLHLSGLGSRPVRFITDDVFKFVQREQRRGSKYDAIIMDPPSYGRGPNGETWKLEDDLFPFIETCQSILTDNPLFLLINSYTTGISATVLQNILSMSMKAKHGGTISSGEIGLPITHSGLMLPCGILGRWEA
- a CDS encoding RluA family pseudouridine synthase, translated to MAASRDGSGASQIPILFEDNHILVVEKPVNMPTQEDDSRDPDLLNVLKADLKQRHNKPGNVYLGLVHRLDRPVGGVMVFAKTSKAASRLSDAVRTRQLDKTYVAVVHGKPPQPSATLRHWLWKDTRTNTVSVVREGQQDAKEAVLDYKLLGSQDGLSLIQIKLHTGRPHQIRVQLAAIGCTLYGDQRYGSAVNKPGQQLALWATALAFEHPTLKETLRFRSLPPLQRPWSEFTLPEL
- a CDS encoding MarR family winged helix-turn-helix transcriptional regulator yields the protein MRVYSDEFGKLWLKLSKELKNQMEVGLAPTITEGQLNVLELLMTNERMKPSDLIEYLSTTPAAVTTLLDRMEKGELIVRERDEKDRRIVWVNVTDKGKAECERGMRIREQLLDSYLSRVSAHNQKLLIYLLGKVAN
- the gyrA gene encoding DNA gyrase subunit A, whose protein sequence is MNILEEFLPAYLEEIVGDRFGRYSKYIIQDRAIPDVRDGLKPVQRRVLYAMYDSGNTPDKPYRKSAKTVGDVMGNYHPHGDASIYDGMVRMAQPWKMGHTLVDGHGNWGSLDDDPPAAMRYTEARLSEIAMELLRDIEKRTVMFKDNFDNSTKEPVVLPARYPNLLVNGVSGISAGFATEIPPHNLREIIDACTAMIDKPEITVEELMTIVKGPDFPTSGIIMGEEGIREAYRTGKGRIYIRSKTAIEDMRGGRQQIVITEIPYQVVKSRLVTAMENIRLEKKIEGIAEVRDESGRNGLRIVVELKKEADAQGILAYLLKKTDLQVTYNFNMVAIVNKAPRQLGIREILEAYIEHQKEVVTFRSQYELEKAEDRAHVLEGLVKALNILDEVIATIKASKNRQDAQNNLVEKFGFSDRQADAILVLQLYRLTNLEITTLEKELKDVEKTIAYLRGILGSLKKLLGVIKDEMGEIRKKYGIDRRSDIQGEVEELKVNLEVLVNAEDVLVTLSNEGYLKRTSKLSFTRSGGELENTGLKEGDYLRFLLDVNTIESLLIFTKKGQYYLLPVHQVPEYKWKENGTAIVNVIPIAKEDRIVNVIPVKGFEDPTKSLVFVTRKGQVKRTELKEYMTNRSNGIVACKLGEHDEVLHVHLSDNTKEILLVTKQGMSIRFREEEVNPMGRAAAGVRGIQLKEDDEVVSAEWIYGDEGEVLVISDLGYAKRSLVVDYPIQGRGGKGILTFEFKEGKRVRPNGSTLIRTFIVKMDYLITAVMSNGEKLRFSTETAPLEDRKAQGKQLIPVSKTDAIVEILRFPQS
- the parE gene encoding DNA topoisomerase IV subunit B codes for the protein MSEQLEFANAIAPASNYEADDIQVLEGLVAVRKRPGMYIGSTSSSGLHHLIWEIVDNAVDEHLAKHCSKINVTIHKDQSITVQDNGRGIPTGMHKTGVPTPQVVFTILHAGGKFGGSGYKKSGGLHGVGASVTNALSEWLEVEIYRDGKVHKMRFEYWVDDAGIEHVGEPVTGLEVVGNTNRTGTKVTFKPDKRVFQGGTTINYDTLAERLQEIAFLNSGLLVNLKDERSDKLDTFQYEGGASQFVEFLNEEKTVLHPVIHFAAEKDEIEVEVALQYNDGYTETIASFVNSIPTRGGGTHETGFKTAYTRVMNEYARKGGIIKEKEKNLDGTDLREGMMVVINIKMGDVEFVGQTKDQLGSANARSAVDAVVSDKMTVFLEENPQIAQMMLKKAVQASKAREAARKAREEIRSGKKGKSESSNLNGKLTPAQSKDLQRNELFIVEGDSAGGSAKQGRDSKHQAILPLKGKPMNPEKSKLLDIMKNDEYKAIIAAIGAGVGSEFEAEEMNYGKIIIMTDADTDGAHIQVLLLTFFYRYMKPLIDQGRVYIAQPPLYKVTRKGKNGGYKYAWTDDQLQVVVKELGKNTELQRYKGLGEMNPEQLWETTMNPESRTLLQVQIEDPAKAERRVTTLMGDKVDPRKRWIIENVDFTEYVE